A part of Leptospira congkakensis genomic DNA contains:
- a CDS encoding FtsW/RodA/SpoVE family cell cycle protein, whose amino-acid sequence MEIYRSIQNLFRFGTSRFDGPVLYGIFFLFGMGVVVMYSASVIPAEREFSDSNYYLNKQLLWGVIGIFSFLVFSQVPYQFLVRWSFVFSVLSLLLLISVFIPGLGKSVGTSYGRSFNRWIQIGGIQIQPSEFSKISILLFSSYFFYNFDFKKVKWDRKKIVSVLLILATLVLIVIEPAFGTTIELLLVLFFFVLLAGFPMKRLFILGASVLPLLVVLVTQVGYRKKRLEIWLDPYKFRFDEGHQLVTSFRAFFDGGSFGRPVGSGYAHRYLAYSHTDFVMASFVEDFGFLGFFVFLSVVVFLFLRIYFLLLRTKDKLGFFLGSGILILFGFQTILNLFVITGIVPVTGISLPFLSYGGSSLITIFILFGILANITSKENLVL is encoded by the coding sequence ATGGAAATCTATAGGTCGATTCAAAACCTCTTTCGATTTGGAACTTCGAGGTTTGATGGGCCGGTTCTGTATGGAATTTTTTTCCTTTTTGGAATGGGTGTTGTGGTGATGTACAGCGCCTCGGTCATTCCCGCCGAAAGGGAATTTTCTGATTCCAATTATTACCTAAACAAACAATTGTTATGGGGAGTCATTGGGATCTTTAGTTTTTTGGTTTTTAGCCAGGTTCCATATCAATTTTTAGTTAGATGGTCTTTTGTATTTTCTGTTCTTAGTTTGTTACTTCTCATTTCTGTTTTTATCCCTGGTCTTGGGAAGTCAGTAGGAACCAGTTATGGAAGGAGTTTCAATCGTTGGATTCAAATTGGTGGGATTCAAATCCAACCTTCTGAATTTTCCAAAATCAGTATTTTGCTTTTTTCTTCTTATTTTTTCTATAATTTTGATTTCAAAAAAGTAAAATGGGATCGGAAAAAAATTGTCTCTGTTCTTTTGATTCTTGCCACCTTAGTTTTAATTGTGATTGAACCTGCGTTTGGTACCACGATCGAACTCCTTCTTGTTTTATTTTTCTTTGTGTTACTTGCTGGTTTTCCTATGAAACGGCTCTTTATCTTAGGTGCTTCTGTATTGCCACTACTTGTCGTTCTTGTCACCCAAGTGGGATATCGAAAAAAACGTTTGGAAATTTGGCTTGATCCTTATAAATTTCGATTTGATGAAGGGCATCAGCTTGTGACGAGTTTTCGTGCTTTTTTTGATGGGGGAAGTTTTGGTCGTCCCGTTGGCTCCGGTTATGCGCATCGTTATTTGGCTTATAGCCACACTGACTTTGTGATGGCTTCCTTTGTGGAAGATTTCGGTTTTTTAGGATTTTTTGTTTTTTTATCTGTCGTAGTTTTTCTCTTCCTTAGAATTTACTTTTTACTTCTCCGTACAAAAGACAAACTTGGGTTCTTTCTCGGGTCAGGAATTTTGATTCTATTTGGATTCCAAACCATATTGAATCTTTTTGTCATCACAGGGATTGTTCCCGTAACTGGAATCTCCCTTCCGTTTTTAAGTTACGGGGGATCGTCTCTCATCACAATCTTTATCCTATTCGGAATTCTTGCCAACATCACGAGTAAAGAGAATTTGGTATTATGA
- a CDS encoding UDP-N-acetylglucosamine--N-acetylmuramyl-(pentapeptide) pyrophosphoryl-undecaprenol N-acetylglucosamine transferase, with protein sequence MSGSVLIAAGGTGGHISPGVALAEVLAEKISSFGFDAVYLHSLVRNKDNPDLLNPPCQVLWHNVPQLGGLKTLVYPFLFLFPFLKTILLFHKLKVRAVIGMGGYSSLPSILYAILFRKQLYLCEQNCVPGKITRIFSRFSKKIAFSFPLSNDYAIKGKTIGNPIRKRVIPEHLNIRQNENLHEGKKNTVNVLVLGGSQGARQLNQMILKTMENPEIASKYKFRLLTGTSLYEETKSKSSGNAEIISYANDMKPNYEWANIVVARSGAGVLAECLVFGLPMILVPYPFAADNHQKENANYIESQGAGVTIHSTSEDPTRLVQILLGWKDHSEILREMGHVSLSLSNVNAAYQTVSYFFTDKN encoded by the coding sequence ATGAGTGGTTCTGTATTGATTGCAGCCGGGGGAACCGGTGGACATATATCTCCGGGTGTAGCGCTTGCTGAAGTTTTAGCAGAAAAAATATCCTCCTTTGGATTTGATGCGGTTTATCTGCATTCACTTGTCCGCAATAAAGATAATCCCGATCTTTTGAATCCGCCTTGCCAAGTTCTTTGGCATAACGTACCTCAGTTAGGAGGTCTCAAAACATTGGTTTATCCTTTTTTATTCCTTTTTCCTTTTTTGAAAACCATCCTCCTTTTTCACAAGTTAAAAGTAAGGGCAGTGATTGGAATGGGAGGGTATTCAAGTCTTCCTTCCATTCTTTATGCGATTCTATTTCGTAAACAATTGTACCTATGTGAACAAAATTGTGTTCCAGGAAAAATAACTCGTATCTTCTCTCGTTTTTCCAAAAAAATTGCCTTCAGCTTTCCCTTAAGCAATGATTATGCGATCAAGGGAAAAACAATAGGAAATCCTATTCGCAAACGAGTGATTCCTGAACACTTAAATATTCGCCAAAACGAAAACCTACACGAAGGCAAAAAGAATACAGTAAATGTACTTGTACTTGGTGGTTCACAAGGCGCAAGACAACTCAATCAAATGATTTTAAAAACAATGGAAAATCCGGAAATTGCTTCTAAATATAAATTTAGATTACTCACAGGAACTTCCCTGTATGAAGAAACGAAAAGTAAATCTTCTGGAAATGCGGAAATTATCTCTTATGCCAATGATATGAAACCCAATTATGAATGGGCCAATATCGTAGTGGCAAGATCCGGTGCGGGAGTTCTCGCAGAATGTCTGGTGTTTGGACTCCCTATGATTCTAGTTCCGTATCCGTTTGCAGCAGACAACCACCAAAAAGAAAATGCAAATTATATTGAATCACAAGGTGCTGGAGTGACTATCCACTCTACATCGGAAGACCCCACAAGACTTGTCCAGATTCTACTTGGCTGGAAGGATCATTCCGAAATTCTGCGGGAAATGGGCCATGTTTCTCTATCTCTTTCCAACGTAAATGCAGCTTACCAAACTGTTTCTTATTTTTTTACCGATAAAAACTGA
- the murC gene encoding UDP-N-acetylmuramate--L-alanine ligase, producing MKGPILFLGIGGSGMSSLAHMALDLKLSVYGYDQKNSDTTKFLEERGAIIKNDISQISLEGMNMVVYSSAINDKHKQVFDEIKEKNIHLKHRSEFMHLLVSNQKSISVAGSHGKTSTTTMVSQILSEQGFDPTIMIGGDTSLLEKRGGKMGKGEFAVYESDESDGTFLKHKAQIRLLTNIDNDHLDYYKTRERLEDAFFEYMGFGREGDVVLYASDPGIRDVLLHKTKNTNIHPNFRLYLCLDLADTKSDWFLNLKTKLGEKVIPIIYQMNDDRLEFHFPGFQSLSLHLPYPGVHYLTNGLVALVGAYISGVSPDVSINILSRYIGVKRRQETLGEWKEITVMDDYGHHPTEIEMVIRSLKNKLNSKGRLVVLFQPHRYTRTELLLEDLARSLAEAEVLFLLPIYSAGERPIPGITHESFQPFLNKEHTEFLKGEMDLDLLAIKSKLKKGDLLLCLGAGNVRDWGLQLLRENSKS from the coding sequence ATGAAAGGTCCGATTTTATTTTTAGGAATAGGTGGGAGTGGGATGTCAAGTCTTGCTCACATGGCTCTTGATCTAAAACTTTCCGTTTACGGTTATGATCAAAAAAATTCCGATACAACCAAGTTTTTAGAAGAACGTGGTGCTATCATAAAAAATGACATTTCCCAAATTTCCTTAGAGGGAATGAATATGGTGGTCTATAGTTCCGCTATTAACGACAAACACAAACAAGTGTTTGATGAAATCAAAGAAAAAAATATTCACCTCAAACATAGATCCGAGTTCATGCATCTTTTGGTTTCTAACCAGAAATCAATATCTGTTGCAGGAAGCCATGGTAAAACTTCTACAACGACTATGGTTTCCCAAATCCTTTCCGAACAGGGTTTTGATCCAACCATTATGATTGGTGGAGACACAAGCCTTCTGGAAAAACGAGGGGGGAAAATGGGAAAGGGGGAGTTTGCTGTTTATGAATCCGATGAATCGGATGGTACCTTCCTCAAACACAAAGCACAAATTCGTCTTCTTACCAATATTGACAATGACCATCTGGATTATTACAAAACCAGAGAACGATTGGAAGATGCTTTTTTTGAATATATGGGTTTTGGGAGAGAAGGTGATGTTGTGCTCTATGCCTCTGACCCTGGAATTCGAGATGTTCTCCTTCATAAAACAAAAAATACAAACATCCATCCAAACTTCAGACTTTATCTATGTTTAGATTTAGCAGATACAAAATCGGATTGGTTCCTAAACTTAAAAACAAAATTAGGGGAGAAGGTCATTCCGATCATTTATCAAATGAATGACGATCGATTAGAATTTCATTTCCCTGGATTCCAATCATTATCCCTCCACTTACCCTACCCAGGTGTTCATTATCTTACCAATGGCCTTGTCGCTCTTGTTGGTGCTTATATTTCCGGAGTGTCTCCTGATGTTTCGATAAACATCCTTTCTCGTTATATTGGCGTAAAACGGAGACAAGAAACCCTAGGAGAATGGAAGGAAATCACCGTGATGGATGATTATGGTCACCATCCTACAGAGATAGAAATGGTGATTCGTTCTTTGAAAAATAAATTAAATTCCAAGGGCAGGCTTGTTGTACTTTTCCAACCGCATCGTTACACTCGGACAGAATTGTTGCTTGAAGACCTTGCAAGATCATTGGCGGAAGCTGAAGTTCTTTTCCTTCTCCCTATTTATTCTGCAGGAGAAAGACCAATTCCAGGAATCACCCATGAGTCTTTTCAACCATTTTTAAACAAGGAACATACTGAATTTTTAAAAGGAGAGATGGATTTAGATCTTCTAGCCATCAAATCCAAATTAAAAAAAGGTGATCTATTACTTTGTTTAGGTGCTGGGAATGTAAGAGACTGGGGTCTTCAGTTGTTAAGAGAAAACTCTAAATCATAA
- a CDS encoding 5-(carboxyamino)imidazole ribonucleotide synthase → MKIGVLGSGQLGQMMCLEALPLGYDFYCYSPDKESPSAKAGAIATVASYESLSEIKEFLSKVNVLSFEFENIPKATLEFLESESKQTPIFPPPKALIIAQDRSLEKTHFRKLGFRTADFFHLTKDTSKFEIAIPFPWIIKTLRFGYDGKGQVKIKDEVAYKSFLETAFSKKEEEYLVEEVISFQKEISIILTRFQNGEIVCYGAVENEHKNHILDLSIYPAKIPTGLNLDAIEMASKLADSLDYVGTLGVEFFLKDNHLYLNEFAPRPHNTGHFTQDCQSLSQFNLHVSAITGNLPPTDVRPKPTLMKNILGNEFEESLFIARSLLKDDRYQLHLYGKKDAKIGRKMGHMNFRGSLEEVNPLFHDL, encoded by the coding sequence ATGAAAATTGGTGTTTTGGGATCTGGACAACTAGGCCAAATGATGTGTTTGGAAGCCCTTCCTCTGGGTTATGATTTTTATTGTTATTCTCCAGATAAAGAATCTCCGTCGGCAAAAGCTGGAGCTATCGCCACTGTGGCTTCTTATGAATCATTATCTGAAATCAAAGAATTTCTTTCTAAGGTGAATGTATTAAGTTTTGAATTTGAAAACATACCAAAGGCCACATTAGAATTTTTAGAATCTGAATCCAAACAGACTCCCATTTTTCCACCACCAAAGGCTCTCATCATTGCACAGGATAGATCTCTAGAAAAAACACATTTCCGAAAATTAGGATTTCGAACTGCCGATTTTTTCCACCTAACAAAAGATACTTCCAAATTTGAAATCGCTATTCCTTTCCCTTGGATCATCAAAACTCTTCGGTTTGGTTATGACGGAAAAGGCCAGGTAAAAATAAAAGATGAAGTTGCTTACAAAAGTTTTTTAGAAACTGCTTTTTCTAAAAAAGAAGAAGAATACCTAGTCGAAGAAGTTATATCTTTCCAGAAAGAAATTAGTATCATCCTAACGCGGTTTCAAAATGGAGAAATTGTTTGTTATGGTGCTGTGGAAAATGAACACAAAAATCATATTTTAGACCTTTCTATTTACCCTGCAAAAATTCCGACCGGACTCAATTTGGATGCAATTGAAATGGCTTCAAAACTCGCAGATTCTTTGGACTATGTGGGAACTTTGGGTGTGGAATTCTTTTTAAAAGACAATCATTTGTATCTAAATGAGTTTGCCCCAAGACCACACAATACAGGTCATTTCACTCAAGATTGTCAAAGTTTATCTCAGTTTAACTTACATGTTTCTGCTATCACTGGCAATCTTCCCCCAACAGATGTTAGGCCAAAACCAACTCTGATGAAAAATATTTTGGGAAATGAATTTGAAGAAAGTTTATTTATCGCTCGTTCTCTTCTCAAAGATGATAGATACCAATTACATCTTTATGGGAAAAAAGATGCGAAAATCGGAAGAAAGATGGGGCATATGAATTTTAGAGGAAGTTTAGAAGAAGTAAATCCTCTATTTCATGACTTATGA
- the purE gene encoding 5-(carboxyamino)imidazole ribonucleotide mutase, giving the protein MPTNLPKVAVIMGSHSDWETMKETCDILTEFGIPFEKEIVSAHRSPERMVEFAKLAKQNGFGVIIAGAGGAAHLPGMTASLTTLPVLGVPVQSKALNGMDSLLSIVQMPKGVPVATLAIGTSGAANAGLLAVRILSVWDASLHEKLESYAIKNRNLALSKNSELI; this is encoded by the coding sequence ATGCCTACAAATCTACCAAAAGTAGCTGTCATTATGGGATCTCATTCCGATTGGGAAACCATGAAAGAAACCTGTGATATTTTGACAGAGTTTGGAATTCCATTTGAAAAAGAAATTGTTTCTGCACACCGCTCGCCAGAACGAATGGTAGAGTTTGCAAAATTGGCAAAACAAAATGGATTTGGTGTGATCATTGCTGGTGCCGGCGGGGCTGCCCACCTTCCAGGGATGACTGCTTCTTTAACCACTTTACCAGTCTTAGGTGTTCCGGTTCAATCAAAGGCTTTGAATGGAATGGATAGTCTTCTTTCCATTGTGCAAATGCCAAAGGGAGTTCCTGTTGCAACCCTTGCCATTGGAACGAGCGGTGCAGCAAATGCTGGTTTACTTGCGGTTCGTATTCTCTCTGTATGGGATGCTTCCTTACATGAAAAGTTAGAGTCCTATGCAATCAAAAATCGAAACCTGGCTCTTTCAAAAAATAGCGAACTCATCTAA
- a CDS encoding UDP-N-acetylmuramoyl-tripeptide--D-alanyl-D-alanine ligase, giving the protein MIAPFEYSLSTILSLFSKDLHWERSENPSFDWITTSSAESKPGSLFVPLRGTRDGHEFIPDALSKGASGFLCEKNHPILKGLSGSDRKKAIIVPDTLAALGVLANYHRKRFNPILLAVTGSSGKTTTKDLLGGLFNFLSSKSLVVTEKNYNNEIGLPFTLFRIKEETRVVICELGMNHRGEIARLSMIAEPTHALITNIGSAHIENLKSREAIAEEKIDIINGMPKSSVLFVPDDLEFLNRAKLRTKKQNIHLVVWNHKKNPNLKVKKIETNGFLLEWKGNKIQWKLPGEKLLSNVRGMFAVGIHFKIDTIQILNTIQKYKSPDKRLNINRGYYTIIDDCYNANPESMLSSIGAADQFAREQNIVWILGSMKELGKFSKYYHEQIGKEIFNLKKGVLLGFGEETKPMVKKVPGALNFTDVEELISYIKSKIPKKSVLLVKGSRSMKMERIVSALETFKG; this is encoded by the coding sequence ATGATCGCACCATTTGAATATTCCCTGTCAACTATTCTAAGTTTGTTTTCTAAGGACTTACATTGGGAACGGAGTGAGAATCCAAGTTTTGATTGGATTACAACCTCCTCTGCCGAATCAAAACCAGGGTCTTTGTTTGTTCCTTTGCGAGGGACAAGAGATGGCCATGAATTTATTCCTGACGCTCTTTCGAAAGGTGCATCGGGTTTCCTTTGCGAAAAAAACCATCCTATTCTAAAAGGACTTTCTGGTTCCGACCGTAAAAAAGCCATCATCGTCCCCGACACTTTGGCAGCCCTTGGTGTCCTTGCGAACTATCATAGAAAAAGGTTCAATCCCATTCTACTGGCTGTAACAGGATCTTCCGGAAAAACGACTACAAAAGATTTGTTAGGTGGACTTTTTAATTTTTTAAGTTCAAAATCCTTGGTGGTTACGGAAAAAAACTACAATAATGAAATTGGTCTCCCTTTTACTCTTTTTCGGATCAAAGAAGAAACAAGAGTTGTGATTTGTGAACTTGGAATGAATCACCGAGGGGAAATTGCAAGGCTTTCCATGATTGCGGAACCCACTCATGCCCTAATCACAAATATTGGTTCTGCTCATATTGAAAATCTAAAATCAAGAGAAGCCATAGCTGAGGAAAAAATTGATATCATTAATGGAATGCCAAAATCATCCGTACTTTTTGTACCAGATGATTTGGAATTTCTAAACCGTGCAAAACTCCGCACCAAAAAACAAAATATACACCTAGTCGTTTGGAATCATAAAAAAAATCCAAATCTCAAAGTTAAAAAAATAGAAACAAACGGATTTTTATTAGAATGGAAAGGAAACAAAATCCAATGGAAACTTCCAGGTGAAAAACTCCTTAGTAATGTGCGTGGGATGTTTGCCGTTGGTATCCATTTTAAAATTGATACAATCCAAATCCTAAACACCATTCAAAAATACAAAAGCCCGGACAAACGATTGAATATCAATCGAGGGTATTATACCATCATTGACGATTGTTATAATGCCAATCCAGAGTCTATGTTATCCAGTATTGGTGCTGCCGATCAGTTTGCTCGCGAACAAAACATAGTTTGGATCCTTGGTTCCATGAAGGAACTTGGCAAATTTTCTAAATACTATCATGAACAAATAGGAAAGGAAATTTTTAATTTAAAAAAAGGAGTCTTACTTGGGTTTGGTGAAGAAACAAAACCTATGGTAAAAAAAGTTCCAGGAGCTCTGAATTTTACGGATGTAGAGGAACTTATTTCATACATTAAATCAAAAATTCCTAAAAAATCAGTTCTTCTGGTGAAAGGTTCTAGATCGATGAAAATGGAGAGAATTGTATCTGCCTTAGAAACATTTAAGGGTTGA